The window GAAGATCTCTTTATTgctttgaaagaaagaaaaaaagatcgtATTTCTCTTGTTAAAGAGCCTTGCTCCAACTGGATCACTGAATCAGATTTTAAAGCTATTGgatgtcaaattaaaaataataataataatcattcagTTCAGTTTATGAATCATATTGAAAATGCAagagatttatttattcacaattttCTTTTGGAATCAAATACTTGagttcaacaaaaaaaacaccagctaCCGTTCACTGCTGTACAAAACTAACCAAATGAATGTGTTTTACTTGAGCCTCGACTTTGGTGGGAACAGTGCTTCTTTCCTCAGAGTCTTGTGACTATAGCATATCTGAGCAGCCATTGACTGTTCATGCTCATCTCTTTATATGAACTGTACCATCAATGCAAGAACACCAGGAATTAGAGTCACAAGATTTAGCAGGTGATCTCTGAAGCACTGTCAATCATAGTCTTCACAGAATCTACAGGTTCACACCTCAGACACACATCATGCTCATGAAAGCCACTGATGAAATCTCTCCATTTCCTgtctgcacattttttattttaagaatgtaTCTTGCATTTCATAAAACTATTGAATCTATTGAATATTGTGACTTACTTAATCGTCCTGTTCTTTTATGATGCATGAGATCACACATGGCATACATGTGTCTCTTTCTGAGAAATATCTGCTTAAATTTTAATTGCAGCTAGAACTTTGAATCAGTATcgatgtaatatgtaatatatatgcaTTCAGGAGTAATGCAGAaagccacataaaaaaatataggcTAAGTCTCCAAAGTGACAATGTGTTTCCTGTTCATCTGCTTCTACAGCCCGCACAAACACATTTACAGGAACTCACACACAGAACTGGAGGCTTCCATGTCATATGATAGAGTTCAGCAAAGTTGAAACGTGGCTACACAGTGACATTTTCAGTCCTGTCCTGGGACAGACTAGAACAGACAATTCATTTTCTCATATTACATTGTCTCATAGCtcaatattaaatcatttttttaatctttaaaatagtATAGTAGCATTAATCAATTATCAGACTTTTAACATTTCTTCACAAAGTGACAATTCTCTGCAAAATGTGTGGACACCGTCAGGATTCCCCATGCAAGACCATCCCATCCTTAACCTCCACAACAGAGCCATTGTGCTGCATCCGTCACCCTGACACTTAAGGCAAGTCACTTGATTTCCTTGTGGCTCACTGCCTCTCCCACGTATGTAGAATCCAAATAACATGAACAACAACTATATGAAATGTCTCAGAAAGTTTACATTCTTGATCAACAAGTGTTTAAATCCAAATTTGAGCAACTGTAATCTACTCAGTGGAGAGCACACTATGGAATCAACTTCTAAGGTAACAATTTGTCTCAAGAAGTGAATACTCACTGATCCTCCTGTGACTGCACCGTAACTCCAGGAAAAAGACCACTCTTTGTTGAATGAATGGATGTACTGGCTGGGTTCTGCTGGCAAATGGGCTTTTATTACTCTCTTGTGATGTCACAGTCACATTTCCCTAATGCAGTAAGTTAGTCCTCTCCCTGCATAGAAGCACAACAACTTTCAGATTCAGCGATTAGAtatttaaaggatagttcacccaaaaaaatttgCCTTCATTTGTTCATCTTGTATGATCTCTGTTTTACTGAAGAACACACTAGGAGAAGTTTAGCGGAATATTTACACTGGTATTTCCCGTACCATAAAAGTGGATGGAAACCAGGGAGTCCATAAATGAGAAAATTGCAATCATCAAAATCATAAAATTACTTTATGAGAGTCATTGCTCATGCCATACTCTTTCTCTGCatttatggttccatgaagaacctttaactgctttattgggtggttgctctgcGTGCTTAATAAAGAAACTCCAGCAGGTACAAAATATAGCTTCTAGATGTCTTATTAGAACCGAGAAGTATGACaatattagcccagttctgtcaacactgcactggctccctacagtattaaacattgtatacattataaaatcttgcttattacttataaagccctgaatggtttagcttaTCAGTACTTGAGAGAGCTCTTATCGCATTATATTTCTCCACTTCCACTATGATCTCAAAACACTGGCCAGTTGAAAAAAACctacaatatcaaaatcaactgcgggcagcagatccttttaaTATTTAGTGCCAAAACTCTGGCACAATCTACATagcattgttcaggaggcagaccaTGTCAACAAGACGAACCCTAGAGACAAATCCCCTGTGAAGACCTCATTTCCCATGAGCACAAGACCACGAGAGCCAGACTAGTCCTCTGATCAATCTGATGTGTGTTGCATTCTGTaattaaaccacaccatgctAGCTTCATCTGACCAGAGAAGTTTCTTTTATCCATTTCTGTCATCGATGgagtggagttttggttccttgccactgtcacctttggcttgcttacaatctgtattgtataaagtgctaaaGAAATAAAGGCGAATTGACTTGATTATGGCATCAAAGTAGATATGCCCTTTTGGAACCTTACATTTTTGATGCCAGCAAATGATGTCATTTTTAGTGTGTCTTTTAACACTGACAAATGTCATGAATGAGATTTGACAGCCATGTCAGCAAAGACTTTCAGAGAATAACTTTAGTTTGGGTCCATTTCTCACACGATCAAGATCAAATGACTTAAATAGAATTGAAATAGTTTTAATAGGTGTTTAATAGGTAATTTTTGGAGTTTGACAATCCTCAATATTGAAAATATCAACATGAACATCCTAACAGTTCATTTTATATTCCATGAAAAAGAAAGACAGGTTTGAAACAaaatgaggctgagtaaatgacaaGTTCTTCTGGTGAACTGTGCCTAATAAAGCATCTGTCTAAATAGTATTAATAACACATCTGTCCCAGTCGGAAGGCCTTCAGAATATTATTAAAGCAAAGACCTGTATTAACACAGCAGTTTTACTgaactcttatctgtatgatatATATCATATAACAGTTCATTTGTTGATAGAGCACTTCGTTATTTTCAGTTCGATGTCTATAAAAATCACTCCCTCTGTATTCACTTTGGTGATTTTTACTTACAGGTTAAAATACTCTGGGACTCTTTTGATAAAAATCAGTACTCATTCAACCAAGGGTGCAATGACACAAAGTAGTAGTGAGACTGTCTTGGGGCTCTTTGCTTCTCTTTAAAATAGCAATAACCATAAATACATCTACAGTTATTGACTAAAAGTTTGCCTGAAAAGAAGCTGCAAAAACAAAGAAACTAAGACAAATCTCCCGGTTTTGCGACTGGTTCTCATGTCAGCGATCAGAACAGGATGCTCTCTCTCATTCCCTCTCAGATAATAATTAAGAAGAAATGACACACATAAATATAGTATGAAGTCAGTAAtattgttttttgaaataattaatactcttattcagcaaggatgctttgaaaaaaggacatttataatgtaaatgtatattaatatgctaatatgaatatattttttgtgcaaaaatactaataagaaatgtttcttaagtgccgtatcaacatattttgttgtctATCCTACAGCAAAACCTCTGACGTCACGCGTGCAGGGAGGTTTAGCCTAGTTGCATAACTGCACAGCCGTGCCAGAATATACGGACAGAGCACAGATGGCACCCTATGATGTAAGAATACTATACCAAAAAGCCCTTAACCAATCAAAAACCGAGTACTTTAAATACTTTGCCAGTAAATGCAGCAAACATGACAAGGAAAAAACTTAGTTTGAAAGAAAACGTTTATTCCCATAATAAACACATACAGTAGTACATCATCtcaacaaaatgtacaaagtGCAATATGCATTGAAACTACAGCAAATCTGCAGTACAAAGGACAACATTACTGCATACTTAATAGCGATtacaataatgaatgaatgaggagCAAACCCTCCCTATTTTGTGAGCGTTGCAATTTGACAGCATTGCCAATTCACAAAAAAGAGGCTCAATATCCAACTAGAGGAAAGTCATGGATGATTTGGGAGCAGACcagtgtaacatttaaaaaaattctactaTCACGATCTCTCCCAGGCAAATAGCTTGGATCTACAGCAATTATTTCAATATTGTTCCTTAATGCAAACCTTTGGTTATCACTTCATACTTGAATAGCATAAAATCTTTCCTCGCTCCCCTGGTAAAGGAAAACCCTCTAAAACTTGGCAACTCTAACAGCTTTTATGAGTTTGCAATGTCTTTTTTcgttaattaaaaagaaataatgcCAAGTATCAATGACACATTTCTATTTTCTCTATTACAACAAGAAAATGTCTGCCAGCTTCAAAATATGCCCATGTAACCCAATGGCCTCTGCCTTAACTGGCAACATTATCAAATGGGAGTCACCACAGAACACTGCCTCTAGTGCTTCTGGGTAAGGCACTTGATGTTGATGACACAAGACAATGCATGCAACCAATTACATTTACTGTAATCTGTAATCTCTGATTTAGATTTGACTTCAATATGGCATCAGACACAAAATGGCAAAGACTTCAGCGAGAGGAGAAGGGTTTGGGGCACATTTAAGAAGGATGCAAGTTATTTCTTATCTCAGTTTTAATATTCAGGACACAGAAGGAAGATTAAATAGTGTTGATATGCTCATTCAATCAACCAAAATCATTCAGGCCACCATCTACTAAAGGATAGGGGAACTGATTCAAGTTGACTTATAGATGCAAGTACCATGAACTCCCAGAAATTCTGTTATATGACCAACATACATAATTAAATACAGtgtattgctgtgtgtgtgtgtagaggtgGAGACCGTGTGTATACTTTGAGCCTGCtcatgtttttaacattaaagatCACACGTTCTCTGAAAGGGTAGTGTGTTCAAAATAGTTCACAGTAATGGTGTAGCCGCTGTGCAAGGCAACGCTCAATCGCAAACACTCGCAAACTTCACATTTCCGTTGTTCAAACTCAATGTGGCAGCATAGACAAGTGTacaaaatccattaaaaaaatattggaaaagTTTGCTGCGTAATAAACCTCAAGTACTTCAACTCAAGCTTTAATTGGCCAACTGATTGGTAAATCAATGCCTACTGACTCTTGGACATAAACAAATGTCATGAAACAGCTGGATTGATGCTTTTATCATATATGCTGGATATATGTTTTTATGTGATCACATAAACTGTTATGGCAAGTGtcaaagaaacaaacacacaaaggAAAATCTCACTGTCAAGAACATGTCTGGGACATTTTCCAACCCGAATAtcaaataaaatctataaaatcaaaattaagaaataatactTGTATGttaaaaatgattcatttttttccccaattGATTTTCAACTTGAATAATGTCACATCTTTTTACtatattggaaaaatatatattattgatacTTTTCTAAATTCTAATATCGGTTGTATGGCTTTTATTTTATACCAATTTAAACACTTTTGTATTATTGTACTACAGTATTTTTATAGCACTGCATTCATCAGGATCTAAAATGAATCATTGTGAGTaatgggaattaaaaaaaaaaaatagaagtaaaagatttttttaaatggtaatgataataaaaatataactccAGTtcctaaatacaaaatataatttcttatttctttcttttgattcaGGGGCAAAATGTAACCTGGACATGCTTTTTATGAGACTTTCCCATACAGATACACACACTCTTGAGGTGAACAACTGTTGAAACCATGCCACATCTTTGACTTGAAAAGTGTTGTCTCATCTTGCTTTAGAGCATTCTTCAGTTCTGCTTCTGTATAGATTTGGTACAAAAAGCCAATGCTGTCAGTTTTCCATAATGAAATCAAAGTAAGTACAAACAGGACAACAAGTTAGAACAGTAGAGCCATAAAATGTAACAACTAACAGTCGTTCATTACCTGGGTAAATGACTGATTTATATCCCATTTGGAAACATAAAGCAGCTGCTCTGCTAGAGAAACTACAGTGGAGGAGCTCCCGTTGAGATCAAATCTTTACAAGTACATGTATGTGCTTTTAAAGACTGTAACAGTAATAGTAACCCAAACATTACCCAAACGCCCTACTGCTATTTTGACAGCAAGATGGACAGTCACATTCATAAGAATAGAAACTGCATGTATGAACATTTCAGTGGAAGGAGTACGGCAGCTTGAAGTCGCCTCTGATTTTCTTTATCCTTCAAAATGATTGTCCTAATCAGCCTCATGAAGTATCCGAAAGAAGAATCCCAAACAGATCACCTCTTTCCCAATGAGTGTCCACACACTTTGCATTGTGTGCAAACACTGAGGTGCAGCCAGTCCTCCTTTTTCATTATCTGTGTGGCTTATGAACAGTACTGTATTGGTATGAGGTATTAGTTTGAAACCTGTGAGTGAATCATCAGTGCTCTGTGAATGATAAAAAAGTTGATCAGCACACAAAGAACTTTCCTAATCACTGCAAAGAGGCATTTCATTTTACCATCCAGCCAGGAAACGAGAACACAGCAGGCTGTGAGATCTGAAACCCTTTTCAAATGTGTGACCATTGTCCAAAGGAATCTGTGACTCATTCAGGGTCACAGATAATGTGATTTATGGTGCGATAAATGGTTGGGCTGATGGAAACATTACACAATAGTCTATTTTGACGCCTTCAAGTAATGGCCTCTGGGATGGCGAGTGCTTATTTTGCTTCAGAACAGCAGCGAGAAAGAGAAAACCTTGTGAACTGTTCATCAGTCAGTGCAATACACATCCATTTGGGTTCCATGCAATGAAAGCCTGTCCAGAAGATTTACCTATTCATTGAATATTACGTTTATATTCATAacagaaagcatttattttgtaGAAGACAGTCTTCCGCTCACATTCACTCTTCTGTGAATGGCCGGTATTCTCAAgtggctgaaatgtttttaaaagcatataaatataaatatttcagagTAACATTGTTGCAGGACTACAGATGAAGCTGAATCTCCTGCTGTCAGCTCTTGGACTCTTCAGGTCCTGTTCCACCTTGGTTGAAGACCTCCATGTTTGTGGAGGTTGAGGAGGTGGAAGAGGGCCAAGGTCTGGCCCATTCCGGGCTGAGTGAATGCTCGGGCTCTGGGGATAAAGAGAGCATGAGAAGGGTCCCTGCATCAGAGGAGCACGCCGAGCACAAGTCTTCAGACGAGAAGGTTAGGCTGCCAAGTTTGGCGAGTGAGTTGGAGCGCTTCAGTCGAGAAGGTACAGTAAGTCCTGCAAGTCGCATCCGGGCTTCGATTTCTTGTGTACGTTGACGCACAAGGCCCGGTTTGCCATGGACACTGCGGAGGCTGTCGCTGCTGGAGCTGCGGGTGAGAGTAGAGCCATGCGGGGACGAGACTGGCGTCAAACCACCCGAGCCGAGGACCGCTAACAAGGCCTCATTCGTCAGTGGCACTGCCACTTCGGTAGCGCAATCTGCCCGTGTTCCAATGGGCCTGTTGAGAGGACCGCTTGAATCACTGGAATTGTTCATTGCATCCTCGGATTTGGCTGAACCAGCTCCCCGTTGCTCATTTGCACGTGCACGCTCCTGAAAGAGACCGGAAAGTTTTTCCAAGCGCTCTTTTCGGCGGCGAACCAGGCCGGAGCGTTGCAGCTGTACCAGAGTCTCTTGTTGTTGTGGAGGACAAGATGCCTCTGCCTTCTCCAAACCCTTTATCTCGCTTTCTTTCCTCAGTAGAGCAGAGGAACCCTGTGCATCAATCTCTTTCCGTTCAGAATCTCCTTCCCCTTTGGCTTCAAACAGTATCGTCCGGTTATCAGTTTTTTGGTCAAGAGATTTCCTTTCTGGATTCTCAATATGCCCTAAGGGCATAGCATTGGCATCAAGGCACAAATCTGAGGCAAGTTTGCCATTCTTGGCTGTCACGGACAAGTTGGCACAGGGTGGTGTCTGAATTGAGATACTGGGCACACTGCTGAGGGGTAAAGGGGCAAGGCCTTGTCTGTTAGCCTCCAACAAAGCAGTCTGAGTGGGCTTGGAAACAAATGTCGAACCAAGAGAAAGCCTCTGCTTAGCATGCTGCTTCAGATGGGCATTTTCCTGAACAAGAAAAGACAAGGAAAATCAAATGTAACGCAAATAATATGTAATGGTGCTGTGATGGAATCATGTGAGATACTCACAGTTAAGaggtggttgttgttgttggagtTCTCATTGCACAGATGGTTCGGGCTTGCGAGATCAATCGCGGTTTCATTTGACAAGTCCTCACTATCTCTCCGTCCTTTGTCATTCCCGTCTCCTCTCTTCGCTCCCTCTGCTAATGCCTCCATTTCAGCCTGCTCTTTCTGAGCCacctcctcatcctcttcttccACTGTGCTGAACTCCAACCGCAGACGTAGCTCCTCCAGAGGCTCCGCCCCTCGAGAACAGGTCTGAGCGGCTGCGCCCTCTCCTGAGACACTGAAGTGTGATAAAGGAAGGCCTTTGCACCCCTCAAAGGTTTCATCATCAAGAAGCGCATCTTGCTCCACATCTGCAACCTCGATGTAGACACGATCTACATCCACCAAAGGCGGTGCATGGATCGGAGTGGAAGGTTCACTGTCGAGGGCTGAGTCTGACAGGCAGTGGAAGTAATAGTGGTTGTTTTGTGGGTGGCCGGGGTCCAAATCTAAGCTAATGGGAGAGGAGTGGGCGTTAGGCTCACAGCAGACAGTGACCCTTGGGTTTGTGGGGTCTGGGGTGACATGATCCACAGTCTCGGAGTTCACACAGCAAGGGGCAGCTGCTTGCTGGCAATCAGGGTGATCGCAATCTGAATCGGGATGCCACAGACGGTTATGACGCTGCTTACTGAAAGGAAAAAGTATCGAAAGGGTTAAAAAAggattaaagggaaagttcacccaaatattctCATTCAAATGTGGCCCAAAATTGGACCCAATTAAGTTTCATTGTATGAACTTTGGATTTTTCCACCGTAGAAATGTGTACGACTAATAATAACATCATTTTTGATTTGTGGGTGAACCTTTAACTAGAAATACACATACCAAActacaataaaatagaaaatttatCTTGTACCTGGCATCTAGTATGCCCTCATACTCCGCTAGCTGTCTCATGAAGCTAGCATTGGGACGGGTGATACTGCGCTTCTGTTTGACGAAGTTATACGCTTTTTCCAGAGACCAGCCATACTCTTTCATGGCATATGCTATTACCGTAGAGGCCGAGCGGCTTACGCCCATCTTACAGTGAACCAAGCATTTGGACTGATTCTTTCTGCAGAGTACAGAACATAAGGGTGTAAGAAGTCACACTGAAACAGTCAAGTATGTTGCTTATTTTTAAAGAGATTTCAAACAGAGCCTTACTTTGCTTTGACAATGAAGTTGTAGGTCTCGTTCCAGTGAGCAAGTAAGTCTGTGGCCTCGTCGTCATACACTCGGACATTGTGGTAGCAAAATGTTCCTGGGAAAAAGTTATCTATCTCCCTTGTAACATTTAAGATGTAACCCACCCTAAAACAGAAATGCATTTAGAGATCCCATAAATTACATCTGGACAACAATAGAAAACCATATGCATGCAAGTTTATTCTTATTCCTAACATAAGGTACTAAAAATACACCATGTTTCTTGCTGTTAAAAAAACGGCTTTGAAGGATTTACTTTATCtgaaaaatgagaaaatgttgCCCTTTAAGAAGTGATACTATTCACACTTTCACATTTACCTAACATTAACCCATTTAAAGAAGGAGAATATTTAGGGAAACAACAGCATGGGAAGAAAAGAGGTTGTGGATGTCGGTAAAGGTAGGGGTAAAACTCACCCAGTTTCCTGAAGCTCCTCTATATTTGAAGCATTCCATTCAGAACCCTGAAAGATAAACAATACAAATCACTGACTTCTTAGGTAAATTGGCATCTACTGCCACATATCTGACAAACACTGGCAGCACTAACCAGATAGAGATGGTCAAAGATGAGCGTAGCTTTGTCCATCTGACCAAGAATAAGCAGCATCTCATTGTCAATGAACTCTTTGTACTCTTTCAGGTTGCAGTTCATCTGTTGCTCCAGCTCACTACGAATCTAAAGAAAAATACACATCATTATGGACTTAATCTCATCAAATGTTCTGTTTTAAAGCCTGTTCACACCTATTATTAAGATCCATCTCAGACAATCTGATCACAAGAGTTCAGCCGAGACACATTTCAGGGTCCTGGGTCTCCTGTGACCACTTATGATCAGATTTTGAAGAGGAGggtctgtgtaagtgtgtgttgataacactttttttgcattttctacATTTCATGCTGACCTCTTTGGATGTGACATTTTCAAGGTCCTGGCACATCATGATACTCCTGAGTTTAGCTTTGATTAAACActctgttctttctctctctgttggcCTGAGGAACAGAAACATAACACAACCTATATCAAGGGTTCAAGAAAGAGCATCATTTAAAGGTGAAGggaacaattttatttatttactttattattattattcataaattcaaaattacatttataaaataaatgtattctgtTTCATTATAGCTCTACCATTCTTTTCTCcagataaaaaaagtatatatatatatatatatatatatatatatatatatatatatatatatatatatagcatgtatGATCATGCATTGATCTGCATTTTTAAACAGATCAAATATTAGATTAAACTGCGACAACATGAAACAAATATATTTGACTTTTgcgcatttttaaaaataaaaaatcccttCCAAAAAACCTAATCAAAATCTGCTGGTGGGTTTCACAAGTGCCAAGGACTTTCAGGGTTTGCACTCACTTATTAACAAAGACTGCAGGAGAGTCGGGTCGCAATGTTTCCAGGTCCTGCATGGCGTTCCACTCGTTGATGCAGCTCTGTTCAGAGCTGATACAGCTCTCATAGTACCCCATCCATGTGAGCGCCATGCCTCCGGGGAAATAGTTGTACCTTCGTGACACCTCACATGCCTTGTGTAAAATCTGCAGTGCTGACCTAAAGGGAAAGCAGGTTAAAGGTGAGCCGGAAGGAGTCAACTGTACCGATTTGTCTCAGTAATGAGTTTAAATGATCATGATGTGATCTTAAAATAGATCAAACTGTATCTCAATCTGAGTGAAGAAAACTGGCATCGGTCAGTCACATTATCACTTTAAACATGGTTTATATGAAATACTATCTTGTGATGTGATATTCATTCTATCATGTTGTAGCCACAGTACTTTTTTGAAAGAGTCCCCAGATGGCAGTGTGGAGCTTTATTATATTTAAGGATGTCAAATTCCCAAAGCACCTGTGACAATCTGAAAAACAGTACCCTTACATCATCTTCAACCCCCtgagaaactgtttttttttttcttattgagtAACAAACAAGAGCACAAATTCACCCAGCCAAGTACACAAAGACTCTTGTTGGAAAAgaatatttaaagggatactccaccccaataTGAACTtttagtcattaatcacttacccccatgtcgttctaaACATGTAAAATCTTTGTTCGTTTTTTGGTTacacaatttaagattttttggatgaaaaccggaagCTTGTGACTGTCCTATTGACTggcaagtaaattacactgtcaaggttaacaaaagtatgaaagacattgtcagaatagtccatctgccatcagtggttaaaccacaacgttatgaagtgacaagaatattttttgtacgcaaaaaataaataaataacaaatgtattcaataaatcgtcttctctgtctctctccgcATTTCTATGTCAGCCGCGCTGCATGGATGCGctattttcattcaaatcaacgtataaataaacacagaaaatgaatcgcggctgacacagaagtgCGTATGTAGTTTCTGTTCAGCGgatgttctccaaaatggtgctacacggaggagacaaattgttgaataaagttgttatttttgttttatccgCATACAAATAGCattcttgtcacttcataacattacggttgaaccactgacggcagatggactattctgacgatgtctttcatacttttctggaccttgacagtgtaatttactagGCAGTCAACAGGACAGTCACAAGCTTCCggttttcaataattaaaaaaatttcattAACCATTTCACTTGTCACTTGATTGGGAAAGATGACTATAGGATTTATCATAACATGAAATACTGTTAAAATAGCAATTTAGAAGCTTTAGAAGGTTACTCACTTAAATTATCACATCAAtcatttaaaaacagattttacaAGTAAAACTACAAAAAGGTGACCCAAGAATATCCAATACAGGACATGAAAACAATTAATTCTATATATCAGCATTTCCACTACAAACTGAAATGTGAGTTTAAATTGCTGTAGTTCATTatttattgatgctattttctCACCACATGGCCTGGACTGACACTGGCTTGAAGATGTGTGTGTGCCCGGCAGTAGTCACACTGAAGCCCCTGGAGACGTGGAAAGAGGTTAAATAAGGCCATCATACTTCCTTACAATAGAACTacctctaaataaaaaaataaaaaaaaaatactttaatattatattgtataatattttcattgtctttATTTTCACTTGAATTTTAGCATGGTTTATAATCCAAGTTATCTACATCAGTGCATCAAAATTTAAAGTGTCatcagagcagcagcagcagcacttcCTCTCCATTCCCAGAGGGGGCAGTACTCACCCATCACCATCTAAATGAATCTTGGTGTCACTCCACAGTGGCAGCACCATCCCAATAGAGCAGTTCTTActgtaaatgaaagaaaaactccCTTATTGTACTTAATGTAATGACCCTGCgggaggtaaaaaaaataaataaataataaccttACACTCTGTATTTGATTGGTAAGTCACCTGTCTTTGTTGCTGAAGTCCATGCCCAGCAAGATGTTTTCCTCCGTGTCTTGGCGGCCATTTGTGTAGACTACCACCATGTACCGCACACGGTCTGACCACACGCTCTCTAATCGCACCGCCTGCGGATT of the Carassius gibelio isolate Cgi1373 ecotype wild population from Czech Republic chromosome A5, carGib1.2-hapl.c, whole genome shotgun sequence genome contains:
- the LOC128012920 gene encoding protein phosphatase Slingshot homolog 1 isoform X1 is translated as MALVTLQRSPTPSAASTSSTATTNAGEDFGSDDERRLNQSLSESFLMVKGAALFLQQGSCPQVQRGHPHHKHAGDLPQHLQVMINILRSEDRIKLAVRLESVWSDRVRYMVVVYTNGRQDTEENILLGMDFSNKDSKNCSIGMVLPLWSDTKIHLDGDGGFSVTTAGHTHIFKPVSVQAMWSALQILHKACEVSRRYNYFPGGMALTWMGYYESCISSEQSCINEWNAMQDLETLRPDSPAVFVNKPTERERTECLIKAKLRSIMMCQDLENVTSKEIRSELEQQMNCNLKEYKEFIDNEMLLILGQMDKATLIFDHLYLGSEWNASNIEELQETGVGYILNVTREIDNFFPGTFCYHNVRVYDDEATDLLAHWNETYNFIVKAKKNQSKCLVHCKMGVSRSASTVIAYAMKEYGWSLEKAYNFVKQKRSITRPNASFMRQLAEYEGILDASKQRHNRLWHPDSDCDHPDCQQAAAPCCVNSETVDHVTPDPTNPRVTVCCEPNAHSSPISLDLDPGHPQNNHYYFHCLSDSALDSEPSTPIHAPPLVDVDRVYIEVADVEQDALLDDETFEGCKGLPLSHFSVSGEGAAAQTCSRGAEPLEELRLRLEFSTVEEEDEEVAQKEQAEMEALAEGAKRGDGNDKGRRDSEDLSNETAIDLASPNHLCNENSNNNNHLLTENAHLKQHAKQRLSLGSTFVSKPTQTALLEANRQGLAPLPLSSVPSISIQTPPCANLSVTAKNGKLASDLCLDANAMPLGHIENPERKSLDQKTDNRTILFEAKGEGDSERKEIDAQGSSALLRKESEIKGLEKAEASCPPQQQETLVQLQRSGLVRRRKERLEKLSGLFQERARANEQRGAGSAKSEDAMNNSSDSSGPLNRPIGTRADCATEVAVPLTNEALLAVLGSGGLTPVSSPHGSTLTRSSSSDSLRSVHGKPGLVRQRTQEIEARMRLAGLTVPSRLKRSNSLAKLGSLTFSSEDLCSACSSDAGTLLMLSLSPEPEHSLSPEWARPWPSSTSSTSTNMEVFNQGGTGPEESKS
- the LOC128012920 gene encoding protein phosphatase Slingshot homolog 1 isoform X2, with translation MHLVVDSCQEVLLKMLPYFVDNAFITQRQIYHILSESFLMVKGAALFLQQGSCPQVQRGHPHHKHAGDLPQHLQVMINILRSEDRIKLAVRLESVWSDRVRYMVVVYTNGRQDTEENILLGMDFSNKDSKNCSIGMVLPLWSDTKIHLDGDGGFSVTTAGHTHIFKPVSVQAMWSALQILHKACEVSRRYNYFPGGMALTWMGYYESCISSEQSCINEWNAMQDLETLRPDSPAVFVNKPTERERTECLIKAKLRSIMMCQDLENVTSKEIRSELEQQMNCNLKEYKEFIDNEMLLILGQMDKATLIFDHLYLGSEWNASNIEELQETGVGYILNVTREIDNFFPGTFCYHNVRVYDDEATDLLAHWNETYNFIVKAKKNQSKCLVHCKMGVSRSASTVIAYAMKEYGWSLEKAYNFVKQKRSITRPNASFMRQLAEYEGILDASKQRHNRLWHPDSDCDHPDCQQAAAPCCVNSETVDHVTPDPTNPRVTVCCEPNAHSSPISLDLDPGHPQNNHYYFHCLSDSALDSEPSTPIHAPPLVDVDRVYIEVADVEQDALLDDETFEGCKGLPLSHFSVSGEGAAAQTCSRGAEPLEELRLRLEFSTVEEEDEEVAQKEQAEMEALAEGAKRGDGNDKGRRDSEDLSNETAIDLASPNHLCNENSNNNNHLLTENAHLKQHAKQRLSLGSTFVSKPTQTALLEANRQGLAPLPLSSVPSISIQTPPCANLSVTAKNGKLASDLCLDANAMPLGHIENPERKSLDQKTDNRTILFEAKGEGDSERKEIDAQGSSALLRKESEIKGLEKAEASCPPQQQETLVQLQRSGLVRRRKERLEKLSGLFQERARANEQRGAGSAKSEDAMNNSSDSSGPLNRPIGTRADCATEVAVPLTNEALLAVLGSGGLTPVSSPHGSTLTRSSSSDSLRSVHGKPGLVRQRTQEIEARMRLAGLTVPSRLKRSNSLAKLGSLTFSSEDLCSACSSDAGTLLMLSLSPEPEHSLSPEWARPWPSSTSSTSTNMEVFNQGGTGPEESKS